CACGCCGTTCCCATTTCCCTCTCAGTCTCACGTCAAATTTGCGAGCTCGGCATTGATTTCCTTTGGAATTTGTTTTGTCATTCAATCACGGTTAGAGCGAGAAGATGATGCGAGTTTTTGGTGCGAAAAAAGACAAAGAACCACAACCATCACTTCAAGAATTCTCCGACCGGGTATGTCGTTTTAGTAATTCTGAATTCAATTTTGCTCAAGGTTTGGAGGATTCACTGATTGCTGTGGTTATCCTTTTTTTTAATGTGACGATCTCTGTTCTGTGCATCAGCATCCATTCTATATATCTATGTGGTATCAGTATTGCTGATTTGCTGGTTTAAGTTTAGTCTTTAGGCCCCATTCACAAATGAAATTATGAACACGTGTTTCTCTACCGTTTCCTGGTTTCTTCTTTAACTTATCGTTATTTCCTCGCATGTGCCTTTCACTAATGAAATTGTGCCTTCAATAGTTTTTTTTCTCCTTTCTCTATTCTGAATTTTGTCATAACTGATTGAATTGTTTAGTTGGAtattatctatgtttgatattAAGATTCCTGACATTGTGAAATATTCCATTACCTATATGAACCAACTTTGTTGCCACCTGCCAGTAAACTTTCTTTAGAATCTTTGTGGTGATTATGTGACTAATGTGTTCATGCATGCTGGGAGTCTTTAGTCTTCTATTCTTCTCCAAAACATGGTGAGAACTTGATAGGCTGCTAAACTTTCTTAAGTTTCCATGTACATATCCAATTTGTGTGATTTTGTTGTGTAGTTTTATAGCTGATCATCCTCGCGGCATCGGTAATTACTCCGTTGGATCATTAAACATCTGCAGATGATTTTAATTTCAGATAAATAAAAGAGGTGACTCCATTGACGAGAAGATAAAGAAACTTGATGCTGAACTTGCTAGATACAAAGATCAGATCAAGAAAACTCGACCTGGTCCAGCACAAGAAGCCGTCAAAGCTAGAGCCACGAGGATTCTCAAGCAAAAGAGAATGTGAGCTACTTCCTCTGTTTGAGTGGTTATTAGTTTCCATCTCTACTTTGTACATTTCGTTATCGAATCATTCTTCTTGCTAACGGTTTAGATGGGTAATTTTCATGTTGTACATGAGGTGAAATCTGGGAATTCTTAAGGAAAGTTGATCAGGGAGTGTTTGGTTTCATTAGatttgatttttatatgttggtAGCTTTGATTTCCACTCTGAAGTTATCTGCATCGATGATTAGAAATCCAGCTCAGATTCCATGGCTCAAAGATGCTCTAGTGAACATAACCCTTTATCTGTCTTCGAACTGTTTGATCCTGCTGATGTGAACTATGCTATGGGGTCGGAAAGCAGTTTGTGGCTTAGTGGAAGTTTTGACCTAGATGATGTGAACTATGCTATGAAAAAACTCGCTATTTAGTTCATTGGCAGTGTGCAATAGCAAGGAAATTAACATCCACTAGAAcagttttcaaaaaaaaaaaaaacaatttactAGAACACGCTTTACATATTGCCTGAATGGCTACACACAAATAAGATCAGGTCACTCACATTTTGATAAAATTGACAGTTTCTCGaatatattcgaacagatatgAAGGTCAACGCGATGTGCTATACAATCGGACATTCAACCTAGATCAAGTTGCCTTTGCTGTGGATGGAATCAAAGATGCCCAACAAACAGTATGTTTATCTTCTCCGTAATGACTCCATGTCAAAATGCACATTCAGTCCATTCCCAGTTTCCCATGGTTGTTGCcaggaaaattaaatcattatcgTTCTATTTTCAGATACGCGTTTTGTAGAAGTCGAATGTCATAGATATCTGTATTATAGATTGTGTTGTTTAAGTATCCACAACCCTGATCAACAGATATTCTGCATGATATTGACCTTCTATTGGCTTGTGTAGTTATTTTATGGTTTAGAACGTTTGTTTTGTTGCGATCTaaagcaaattttttttttatgtttgtttactcAATTCGTATAGTCCGTCAATTCTGGAGCTTTGTGATGAATGCGTTATAGAACTATTTATGATCCTGTCATCGAGTATCACTTTTCTGGGTTCATCAAGTTCACACAACAATGTATTTTCCTTGTTAGTTCCCCACAGGGAAAAGTTCAAGACTTGTGGGGCGGAGCTTACTCTGTAACGTGATTGGAAACTGCTGCCTACCTCCTTAGAGGTAGGGGGATCACCCAGTTGTCATGTAGAAGGGGACTTCTGTTGTGATATTTTGTGACTAATCCTGCACTAATATTCTGATATGCTATCATGTTCCTATCAAAGTTTCAAATGTTTTAGTGGTTGGCACTTTTAGAAACTCAGATACATTTGTTTATCACTTTTGCTAATTAAAACTAATTATATCACATACTCTCAACATGTCTGCTTTGAAGTCGGCGAATAAAGATCTCAAAGGAATGATGAAGACTGAAAATTCAAGATATAGATGTGTGTAACCTCACTCGTAACACCTTTCTCTTTTGACCAAAGTATTGTTTTGTTTGATATTTTTCTTATATTTCCTAGTGGAATTTGATTGTTTGTAGAACTTACAAGATGAAATGTTGGACTTCATGGGTGTGAGCAATGAAATCCAAGAGTCTATGATGTTCCTGATGACATCGATGAGGATGAACTCTTGTGTGGTAAGATTGAATCTGAACTCCCTTATTAATTTAAATCAAGAGCCTTTAAGAATTATAATGAAGGGTGTTGGTATGATACTTTGCGTTGATGAAATACTAGAATTGTACTTCTGCGTAAATAATGAGAATCTGAAAATTTAAGCTGCTCATTCTTTCGTTCCATCAAATGATAAACTCGGTTCTTATTTCAAACTTTGTGCTGTATTAAGATGATCTACCACCCATCTTCAAATTTCCATCGAGGGGTTCATTCATGTTGTGATAAATTCTTATCTTTCTTGCTTTAAATGTGCAAACATATGCTTTTATACCCTCTAATAATCAATTGATGGTGATAATAattgttttgattttgatgttgaGTGACACATATTAAGGTACTTGTAAAAGCCAATCTAATTTTGCTACAAGTGATAGAAGTACTCTCACATTATTTAACTTGGCTAGAGGTGCAAAAGTTTCATGGTAGTCAATACCATAAGTTTGGGTAAATCCTTTAGCTACCAATCTTGCGATATATCTATCACGTGACCCGTGTGACTTGTATTTTGTTGTAAACACCCACTTGTATCCCAACCCTTCCTTACCTCTCGGTAGGTCGACCATCTCCCACGTCTAGTTCTTTTCAAGAGCTCTTGTTTCCTCAAACACAGCCACTTTCCACTTCGGAACTTTTAGAGCATCCTGCACACATTTAGGAACCTCCAAACAGGAGAGCTTTGATGTAAAGGAACGGAAATTAGGTGAGAGCTTATCATACGAAATATAGTTAGAAAAGGGGTGTTTGATACACGACCTTACACCCTGTGCGAAGATCAATGGGTATATCTAAATTCATTAAGTTCGCTAGATTCAGATATGAAAGGACTGGAATGTGCAATGTTCAATGTGGTATTCCTGGCGAGCCGGGGGTTGAGTCATGATCACGCAAAGGAAGCAGCGGATTTCTCCATTTTAAGTGTCCAGTCGTGAATAGACAATATCATATGGTAGTACTCTtgtgtttatgatttattctaaaTTTTATGCACCATTCCTGTTATTGTATATTTTGTATGGCCATCTCTTtcctatccttgagattgagTACTTTCGCTGACAGGCTTGGATGAACTGGATTACTTATTTCCTTAACATCACCCGAGGTTAGAGTCGGTTCATGTCTCCAACCGGACGGATGGCCGTGGACCGGTTACCGAACTCAGACCGGTCGGATATAATTAAAAACCGAAAAGTCTGGGTTAAACCTTGAAGCATGTTCAAGCAtgtttcttttatgattatataaaataaaaaaataggtTTATTGAGACCGTCGTGGAACGGTTGCGTTGAACCTTTTTAGACCTTGGTCCGGTTATAAAAACACTGATCAGTTGCAGACCTTGCTAATATCATATATTCATCTGTCCCTATCTTTGCATTCTTGATTTATTGGTTGTTTGACACAATTATCGAATGGTATTTGATGATGTGCAACAGCTCAGGATTAAACGAAAACCAGTGTTATAACAAAAATATGTTGTTGACATGTCAGTGGACCGattctttttcttgtttttggTATGTGGTCTTATTGGGGTTTTCCATCTTATTGGTTTATCTTTGTGCAATCTGTCGCTGACCATGGTTCGCTTTGAACTATCCACTGAAAGCGGGCCATGGCTCGATTTGAACAGTAGGTTGAAATTGTCTATTAAACCGGAATCCGAGCCATCTTTTCAAAATTAGAACTTGAATAGTTGCCATCTTCAACTATGACACCTTTTTGCCCTAATCTGCAGTCATTTGAaacattatatataaaatataacacCTCATTTTCAGTCAGATCAATTATCACTCGACCATTCACGAAGACCTTGAAGGGTTGATTTGTGCTGCAACTATCGTATTCCCCTCTCGACACTTCAACCACATCGTAATGTCCTAAATTGAAGTCGAAATCTGTATGCAAATCGAAATGAAACCATAAAAGCTTGGATTAACGACTGTCTCaaatctatattttttttttctaaaaaaaagaaagaaaaagaaaagccCATCAATTGTGAAatcttttcctttcatcataacgAATGTAAAATGCAAGAAAAATAAAGAATTACATAATATGTCACCGATGTGAGAGGAATGAGAGGAGGACCAATTGGCATAGAAGCCATGTACTGGTTGGATGGACCAGATTGAATCTCCAACGACATGTTGCAAAATACACGAACCATCCATTAACACAAGCAAAAGTACTGTGACTGTCAGTAAAATCTCACTTTGTtttgctattttttttttatgtttcgaAGAAGAAGAACAAGAGTAGATTTTATAGATGCCAGTTGTAAGTTTGTGGAATAGTGCGACGGTCGAGGAGAAAGCACATATACATTGTTTTAGATTATATTTTCTGTTCAACTTTTTGTTCTCACTAGTTAGCTTCTAACTTATGTCCACTTCGCTCACTAATTTGCAAGCTACTGCATCAACACAGAGTTTATTTAGTGCACGATAGCGGCTGTTGTTCTAtcgtcaatttttttaaaattagtaagGCATTTTTTAATATTGAATTGGAGAGTTCTTTTAGAACTTAAGCAATAAGgcattttctcatattttaatatttagacTAAAATAACAGTTTTCTCATATATTAGACTAACAGTTTTCTCATTATTCAATGAGAGTAGatttcttgtgagacagtctcacgaatttttatctgtgagatgggtcaatcctaccgatattcacaataaaaagtaatactcttagcataaaaagtaatactcttagcataaaagtaatattttttcatggataacccaaataatatatatgtttcacaaaatacgacacgtaagactgtctcacacaatttttatcatttaatgAAGTACATGCAAACAGGTAAACCacttttataattaatatataatatgtgtatatatatatatatatagtattataaaatatatttcattAGCCTTAAatataagagtgagtctcatgtgagaccgtctcacgtgagatcgtctcacggatcttattctgtaagacgggtcaaccctactcatattcacaataaaaagtaatactcttaacataaaaagtaatactttttcatggatgacccaaataagagatccgtctcacaaataccgacccgtaaaaccgtctcacacaagtttttgcctaaatatAATACTTGCAATTggaattataatatataatttctaAATTGGGACCATTACGAAAGGTTGACCTgggaaaaaatgaaaaacgGTTGGTAATTCAGCTGGCAAACGACCTCGATCATTTTCAAATAAAAGGAAGCACGGGTCTTACTAGCCGTTAACACCTGCAACATTATCTCCTCTCTGGATCCACACCCaacactttttttttcttttgtaaatCCTTAAACCTGTAAAATTCATTTCAAACTCTTGATCGGATCCTTTTTTCTCTGAATCTTGGATCTGAATCAGTAGAGGTGGAAAAAAATGAAAGAAGTGAAAGGGAAGCTGATGAAGAAGTTTCAAACAATCAAGGAAATTGGGTACTTGAAAACTGAAAGAATCCTTCAGGTAAATGTGTTAGATTATGGTTTTTATACATCGAAGTTGATCACGGGTTCCGCAGCGGGTTTGATGCCCATTCGGAAAGAACCTGTAAACCAGCTATCTGATGACAAGTTTCAAGTTCAAGAACCTGATATCGTTGAGGCATCAAAGCTGATGAAAGGCCTTGATAATCAAAAATTGGAATTTGCAGGTGATAGTGATGTTAAAGAACATATCAGGCCGGAAATGGAGAGAAAGTTAAATGAATCGAAAGAAAATTCGAGGTTAATCAATACATGGAGGTCCAAAGTTGAGATCTTGGAAGACAATGAACTCCGAGAAGTGGAGAGGGAAATAGTCCCTTTATCAGAGATTGACGTGTCGTCTTTCAGGCGGCCAGATTTGGATTCGAGGACCCTTTTCGATCCCAGACTTCTTGCAGCTTTTGAGCTGGCGGTTATGGAAGTTAAGGCCCTAGAGGCAGAGAGGAGATCAAGAAATATGTTGAAAATCTTCCAAGAAAATGATGGCAACGAACAACCCCCAATAAAATCCCGAAAATTGGACGAAACCACCGATCCCCTAGATGAATTTGCAGAGAAATGCCCGCCAGGGGGGAGCGACTCAGTCGTTCTTTACACAACCGGCCTAAGAGGGATACGGAAAACATTCGAGGACTGCCGTAGGATCAGATCATTGCTAGAAAACCTTAGAATCTTGTTCTTCGAGAAAGACATATCGATGCATTCGGTGTTTAAGGAAGAACTGTGGGTCATTTTGGGTGCTAAAGAAGTTCCCCCAAGATTGTTTGTAAAGGGCAGATACATTGGAGGAGCTGAACTAGTGTTGTCATTGCATGAATTAGGCAAACTTAGGCCACTTTTTGAAGGGATTCCAAGCTGATAGGAGTGAAGGGCCTTGTGAAGGGTGTGGTGGGATAAGGTTCGTTGTGTGTTTTAATTGCAATGGCAGCCATAAAATAATGGTCGAAGGATGTTTTGAGGCAATAATTTGCTCAGAATGTAATGAAAATGGGGTGATTATATGCCCATTTTGCTGTTGAATTATAATCCAAAATGCTGTTAGTGTCTGTAGGGATGATATATTCTTTCATTTGTTAATAATAAAGGGCGTAGTGTGCGACTTGGGAGATTGGACTTCCATTGTTGTGTAATGTatttttttctgaaaatatttatcaaagttCTTTAATTCATTTTAGTTACATGTtagaattatatatttgtttacaTAAATAGAATGTTGTTTCCGAGGTTACTTCAATTTAAAATGAAAGTTTGTAGTAACTTGATGAAATATGAGGGCGACTATTAGAGGTGCAAAATTAATTCCATTTTTGTGACGTATAGGAAAGTATACTCTATATTAGTTACTAACTCACACTAttattaaaactaaaattatagTGATGacaaatataaattatttttaaaaagtaatAAAACTCGTAGAAGTATGCAACACATGCATAATAACACTAATATAAACGTTTCGTCAATATACATAACGATATATAAATATTGTTATAAATATCTTTAAATAAAAAACATACATTATTGATAATACATCTAAGGTGAGGTTATACAATGAGGATTCTTTAgtgatttgattatattttttcCGGTCTCTCAAAAAACGATGAAATGTTGTCTTGCCAAAGCTTTTTGCACACTCGTTATTCGAGCTAGCACCTAATTCTCTTCTTATTCGGATGAGACGGTAGACGAGTTGGTTCGAGTGGAGAAAATAATGGTTTTATtccactttaaaaaaaaaaacactcaaCTTCATGGTAATGATGTCATATTTATACACACAAAAAATTTTATTACtagatataaatttttaagccggtttttcataaaaaaaaatattttttatcaaaAGTATATTCCACCTATATGACATTTATAGTCGGACTCAAACCTAATCATACTCAAACCTATCGGATCGGTTCAACCCAAACCCGCCCATGAAGGAAAACAAGGAAGAGCCATGGCTGCAAAATGACTGTCACATATCATTTACAGTTCTTCTTCTTTCCTCTCTCATGAGAAATCTGATTCGCACTTCAATTCGTCCAATTTACTCTGAAACAATTTTCTATCCGCTGCCTCGATTTATCCCTTTCTCCTTCAAGTTCAGGTGCACCATTTTTGTTTTCCACATTatatgcatcacatgaaaaaatGCATGGAATTTACACAAAATTTTACAGCATATATTTGATATACATCGTCACGAATTTATTATCTCGCTTGTTCCATTAGTGGGTTGTCGTTATTTTGGTGATTTGATACACTGCGTGACAGAATAGAGTGTGATGCAGAAGATACACCAAGAGTGGAAAACATCAAGGCGAAATCATGGAGCATGTTGTGTTTGACGGCGTTGAAGTAATGGTGGGTGACCCTCAGTTTCTTCAGAGAAAAATATCCGCTGTTCGATTTGAGGGTCCAGCAAAGCTTCAGGTTTTGTTTTGGTCCCTTATGTTTTAATTAGTTGTTTCGGTGCGGATTTATATTAATAACAGCAACTTGAGCCAGATTATGAAGCTCGTGTGTTACATTGTTTGATTCTTGTTACCTATGACTTATGCTGGTAATTTTGGTTCTTCTTGGAGACTTGATGGTTCAACCACAACCTACTTTACGTGGCTGTAATTAGATGAGCCAGGCTCGAGATTTCGTGAGGGAGGAAATATATTTATCGTCGCAATTGCATTTTTAGAACCATAAGTTCAAATTTTTTTCCTTAGGAGAGGATGAGAGAGAGAGATTTTGATTAGTTAATATGATTTGCATATGATGTCTAAGAGTCTAAGTCGGGATTCCAGTTTCTTCAAGGTTGTGATGCACCAACCACATGAATGACACTTTGAATTCGATATGAAATTTTTTTGTATTGTCCCCTCCACCCCCCCCCTCCCTCCACCTCTCACAAAAAAAGAATCGATTATGATTAAATCATGTTGACTACTCTGAGCTACCTAAAGGCTTAACCCTAAATTGATGTCCGTGAAGTGTTGtattaaaaatatcatttttttcaaCTGAAAAATCTAATATTACCCCGCTTGTAAATTGTTTTTTATGAAAGTTCGTTCATCTGAGAACTAACTTCCACAAATGCCTTATAGTTTCAACAATAAGTAGGGTGAGCATCTGCATCACTGCATCAGCCATTTGGGCATCGTTTGCAAGTGTGCTTTATGCACACTTTTAGACATACAAAAATCTTTGGAAACACATCAATCTAGTTGATCTTGTCTTGTGGCCTTGCATTGTCAAAGCAGccaattttatttgtttttaaatgGATTTTGCAATTAATGGTTTATCTACGTGGTTGTCAATTATGTTTTTGATAGTTTTCTTTTTGGTCATGTATGAATTTGTCACTCGTATCATATTTCAATATAATAGGTTATTGCTGATTTTGATGCTACTCTAACAAAATACAGGATCCATGGACAGAGAGGGCAAAGTATGCATCTTCCAGtttttcattcaatttcctTCTTTTATAGAATTCTAATCGCATTCAGAAACATTAGTGCAGCTATAAATAAGAAACACTTGTTGAACAGTTTTCTTTTTTGGTTATTGAATTGTTGAGCTTAAACTGTGTAGGTAGTCATGGAATTCTGCAGCAGGGGAATCCTGAATATGATCTCAAGAGGCAAAACTTATATGATTATTATCATCCTTTAGAAATCGACCCCACAATTCCACTTGATGAGAAAGCCAAACTCATGGAAGAGTGGTACGAGAGTTTcattctttgaaattcatacaGGATCTCAGCTAGATCACTATCCACGCAATTGCTGAAATTATATTGTGATATTCTATAAAAGAATATGCTAGATCCCTATTTCAATATTGCAGAAATTGTCGTGTTATCTTCTATGGAAGATTATGGTTTCTTAGATTTGACCCTTGCCCTTTTTTCATGCTGTCAGTATACTAGATTTAGAATTTTTGGTTTAAAAATTGCTTGGCTTTTGGTAGCATAAATGTTTGATTCTATTTATTAGGTGGGAGAAAACCCACGGTCTTCTTATTGAGGGAGGACTCACTTTTGATGCAATAAGGAGCTCTGTGGCTAATTCCAAGATTGCTTTCAGGGATGGTGTTATTGAACTTTTTGAACTTTTGGAGGTATAATTAATGGTTACCTACTGGGCTTCTCTTTTACATGTAATAAAAGGAGAGTTTCAAATTAAATTGGTTGTCTTACCGCGAAAATATGCAACATTTGCCCAATATAATATTTCCAGTTCTGGTTAAATATGTTCTGATGATGGTGGCAGAGCAACCAAAATTCACGCAACAATACTATAGTAATTTTCTGAAGTAGATTAGTGTTTCTTGCAGAAGAGCAATGTTCCTGTCCTTATATTTTCTGCTGGCCTTGCGGATATAATTCAAGAGGTTGGTTATCTGAGTTGTAGTTGTTTTTCATGATTCTGAATTTCTGTCGAGTTATATAATAATCTTTTGTGAAGTTATAATCCCTTCGAAAAGTGGAGGTAGAAAACATTTCTTTTTGGGGCTTATATTTGGTGGCTTCTTATCAGGTGCTGAGACAGAAACTTCATAGGTCTTTTGATAATGTTAAAATTGTATCCAACCGAATGGTTTTCGATCAGAGTGGCAATCTTGTGTCATTTAAAGGTAATGTTCTTGTTTTCACTAGAAGTATCAGTTGAAGTAATTTGTGCTGCCTCGAATACCTGTGATGAATATTCTAATACTATAATAGTGTCGTGTTTGGAGGTTTGCTTAATGAAAAATCATTGAAAGTTAATGAATCTGAATGGACCACccattttttcttcttcctttCTTAGAAAAAAGTATCAGTGAGGATAATCCATTTTTTATTACAGGGAAAACAATCCACGTACTGAATAAGAATGAGCATGCGATTGATATGGCTGGGCTTGTCCGTGGT
This genomic interval from Primulina eburnea isolate SZY01 chromosome 16, ASM2296580v1, whole genome shotgun sequence contains the following:
- the LOC140817186 gene encoding vacuolar protein sorting-associated protein 60.1-like, encoding MMRVFGAKKDKEPQPSLQEFSDRINKRGDSIDEKIKKLDAELARYKDQIKKTRPGPAQEAVKARATRILKQKRIYEGQRDVLYNRTFNLDQVAFAVDGIKDAQQTFPTGKSSRLVGRSLLCNVIGNCCLPP
- the LOC140817114 gene encoding uncharacterized protein isoform X2, which codes for MKENKEEPWLQNDCHISFTVLLLSSLMRNLIRTSIRPIYSETIFYPLPRFIPFSFKFRYTKSGKHQGEIMEHVVFDGVEVMVGDPQFLQRKISAVRFEGPAKLQVIADFDATLTKYRIHGQRGQSSHGILQQGNPEYDLKRQNLYDYYHPLEIDPTIPLDEKAKLMEEWWEKTHGLLIEGGLTFDAIRSSVANSKIAFRDGVIELFELLEKSNVPVLIFSAGLADIIQEVLRQKLHRSFDNVKIVSNRMVFDQSGNLVSFKGKTIHVLNKNEHAIDMAGLVRGQLGDPNGITNDASSVKLRTNVLLLGDHIGDLGMSDGLNYNTRISVGFLNDNIESSRDTYRKSFDVVYMNDAPMWGVVKLASQLCSPVCD
- the LOC140817114 gene encoding uncharacterized protein isoform X1, which encodes MKENKEEPWLQNDCHISFTVLLLSSLMRNLIRTSIRPIYSETIFYPLPRFIPFSFKFRRYTKSGKHQGEIMEHVVFDGVEVMVGDPQFLQRKISAVRFEGPAKLQVIADFDATLTKYRIHGQRGQSSHGILQQGNPEYDLKRQNLYDYYHPLEIDPTIPLDEKAKLMEEWWEKTHGLLIEGGLTFDAIRSSVANSKIAFRDGVIELFELLEKSNVPVLIFSAGLADIIQEVLRQKLHRSFDNVKIVSNRMVFDQSGNLVSFKGKTIHVLNKNEHAIDMAGLVRGQLGDPNGITNDASSVKLRTNVLLLGDHIGDLGMSDGLNYNTRISVGFLNDNIESSRDTYRKSFDVVYMNDAPMWGVVKLASQLCSPVCD
- the LOC140817114 gene encoding uncharacterized protein isoform X3, whose product is MEHVVFDGVEVMVGDPQFLQRKISAVRFEGPAKLQVIADFDATLTKYRIHGQRGQSSHGILQQGNPEYDLKRQNLYDYYHPLEIDPTIPLDEKAKLMEEWWEKTHGLLIEGGLTFDAIRSSVANSKIAFRDGVIELFELLEKSNVPVLIFSAGLADIIQEVLRQKLHRSFDNVKIVSNRMVFDQSGNLVSFKGKTIHVLNKNEHAIDMAGLVRGQLGDPNGITNDASSVKLRTNVLLLGDHIGDLGMSDGLNYNTRISVGFLNDNIESSRDTYRKSFDVVYMNDAPMWGVVKLASQLCSPVCD